The genomic region ATCAGCAGGCGGGCGCCGTCGGTGGCGAAACAGGGGCGGCGGATGGATCTGTCGCGGCGGCGCACCGTTGCCGACGGGTGCAGGTGACCGGCGATTTCGCCGCTCTGCAGGCCGGTCCTCGGCTCGTGGCGGAAGGTCAACCCGGCATAATGCATCTCGTCGGTGCAGCTACCCGGCAGACCGACGACGCCGTCGGGATCATGATTGCCGTTGATCCAGATCCATTCGCGGCCGCGCGCCATCGCGACGATCAAGGCGCGGAAATTCTCCGGCAGATGCGCGGAGCCGATGCGGTCGTGGAAATTGTCGCCGAGCGAGACGACGAGCTTCGGATCATACCGCGAGATGACGGCGGCCAGCACGGTCAGGGTCGCCAGCGTATCATAGGGCGGCAGCATCATGCCGCGGCGGGCGAAGGCGGCGCCCTTTTCCAGATGCAGATCGGAGACGACGAGCAGGCCGGCATCGGGCAGATAGAGGGCGCCGAGCGGATCGCAGACGGCGGCAATGCCGTGGATCGATGTCTCGATGCCCGGCACCGCGGCCAATCCTGAAATGTCGCGCGCGAGCGCCAGGCGGTTCATCACGGTCGTTATTCCCAAACAGGTCTCAGGCCAGCGCTTCGGCGATCAGATCGTCCGCCGCTTCGGCGAGCAATGCGTCATGGGCCTCGCCCGGCACCGCCTCGCGTCCGATCTCCAGCATCACCGGCACGGCGAGCGGAGAAATATGATCGAGCGGGCGATGGGTGATGTGGCCCCTGATTCGCATCAGCATATCGCCAAGTCGGCTTATATCCAAAAGTCCGGTCGCCGCATCCTGCCGCGTCGCCTGCAAGAGGATGTGATCCGGCTCGTGGCTGCGCAGCACGTCATAGATCAGATCGGCCGACACGGTAATCTGGCGGCCGCTCTTTTCCTTGCCGGGATGGCGGCGTTCGATCAAGCCTGCAATCACGGCGCAATTGCGGAAGGTGCGTTTCAACAGGAAGGATTCGTTGAGCCAGGCCTCGAGATCATCACCCAGCATGTCGGCGTCGAAGAGGTCGGAAAGGTTGAGCCGGCCGTTGCCGATCATCAGGCCCATATCCTCCAGGCCCCAGATGGCGAGCGAATAATCGGTGGCAACGAAACCGAGCGGCTTGGTGCCCGCCCGGTCCAGCCGGCGCGTCAGCAGCATGCCGAGCGTCTGATGGGCGAGACGGCCCTCGAAGGGATAGGCGACCATATAGAAGCGGCTGCCGCGCGGGAAGGTTTCGATCAGGAACTCGTCGCGCTTCGGCAGCATCGACTTGTCCTGTTGCAGCGACAGCCAGTCGCGCACCTGATCCGGCAGTTGGCGCCAGCGGTCGGGATCGGCAATCATCGCCCGCACCTGTTCGGCGAGATAAGTCGACAGCGGGAATTTGCCGCCGGCATAGGAGGGGATCTTCGCATCGAGGGAAAAGGCCTGCGAGGCCAGGCATTCATTTTCGCGGATGCCCTCGAAGCGCAGCACCTTGCCTGAAAAAATGAAGGTATCGCCCGGCGACAATTGCTCGAGGAAATATTCCTCGACCTTCCCCAGCGTCGCGCCGCCGCGGCCGATCCGGCCGCCCTCGCCGCGCTTGACCATGCGGATATTCAGCATCGGGCTTTCGA from Rhizobium sp. BT03 harbors:
- the pdeM gene encoding ligase-associated DNA damage response endonuclease PdeM, whose amino-acid sequence is MNRLALARDISGLAAVPGIETSIHGIAAVCDPLGALYLPDAGLLVVSDLHLEKGAAFARRGMMLPPYDTLATLTVLAAVISRYDPKLVVSLGDNFHDRIGSAHLPENFRALIVAMARGREWIWINGNHDPDGVVGLPGSCTDEMHYAGLTFRHEPRTGLQSGEIAGHLHPSATVRRRDRSIRRPCFATDGARLLMPAFGVMSGGLDLGHQAMKGLFDREALIAHLLGRDRIYSVRYGNLRG